In Caproiciproducens sp. NJN-50, the following are encoded in one genomic region:
- the thiD gene encoding bifunctional hydroxymethylpyrimidine kinase/phosphomethylpyrimidine kinase: protein MKNLLTIAGSDCSGGAGIQADLKTFAAHGAYGMSVIVSVVAENTSRVLSVCDLEPSVIGDQLDAVFEDIRVDGVKIGMLSGSAQMRAVARKLRQYGPPGVVLDPVMVAKGGCALMHPNALQTLREELLPLSYVLTPNLPEAEALTGIKIETLDGRKRAAERLRRMGAENVLLKGGHLSGDAEDLLFDGNEFTIFTHERIETDNTHGTGCTLSSAIAANLAEGMSVPEAARAAKEYVTAAIEHALPVGKGHGPTNHFYFMKGIRR, encoded by the coding sequence ATCAAAAATCTTCTGACGATCGCGGGTTCCGACTGCAGCGGCGGGGCAGGGATTCAGGCGGACCTGAAAACCTTTGCCGCGCACGGCGCTTACGGCATGAGCGTGATCGTTTCCGTTGTGGCGGAAAACACCTCCCGCGTCCTTTCCGTCTGCGATCTCGAACCGTCCGTGATCGGGGACCAGCTCGACGCCGTGTTTGAGGATATCCGGGTGGACGGCGTAAAGATCGGAATGCTGTCCGGTTCGGCGCAGATGCGGGCGGTTGCGCGAAAGCTCCGGCAGTACGGGCCGCCCGGCGTGGTGCTTGACCCCGTGATGGTGGCCAAGGGAGGCTGTGCCCTGATGCATCCGAATGCGCTGCAGACATTGAGGGAAGAACTGCTTCCTCTCTCGTATGTTCTGACGCCGAATCTGCCGGAAGCGGAAGCGTTGACGGGAATCAAAATCGAGACTTTGGACGGCCGGAAGCGGGCTGCCGAGAGGCTGCGCCGGATGGGAGCCGAAAACGTCCTGCTCAAGGGCGGGCATCTCTCCGGCGACGCGGAAGACCTGCTGTTTGACGGAAACGAGTTTACCATATTTACTCACGAGAGAATCGAAACGGATAATACACACGGGACAGGATGCACGCTTTCCTCCGCCATTGCCGCGAACCTTGCGGAAGGGATGTCCGTGCCCGAAGCGGCGCGCGCCGCGAAGGAGTATGTGACCGCGGCGATTGAACATGCTCTGCCGGTGGGGAAGGGGCACGGCCCGACCAATCACTTTTATTTTATGAAAGGAATCAGACGATGA
- a CDS encoding peptide ABC transporter substrate-binding protein yields MTKKLLSSVLAAAMIATAFTGCGGSASTSSQASSGAGSAAQSNTSLSVHVGSEPDSMDPALNTAVDGGIYIQHVFEGLTKLDESGKIVNGQAKDIKASDDGLTYTATLRDDIKWSDGKAVTAQDFVYAWQRLVDPKTASEYSYMMDPVVNATDIYTSKNKDVTSLGVTAKDDKTLVIKLNAPCAYFLQLLSRPMFYPLRKDVVDGNDKWTQDPKTYIGNGPYKMTAWNHKESIIDQKSDTYYNKDAVTVNQIKFMLMDDDSAIQAAYQNGELQFADSYPVEEQDKWAATKDYHSIDQLATYYVAFNCKKAPFDNPKVRKALTLVVDRNYIIKNITKAGQIPADAFVSTGVSDADTTKQFRDVGGSYYSVKDDDYDKNVAEAKQLLSEAGYPDGKGFPTFEYSFNTNSGHKAIAEALQNMWKEELGINCTLASQEFAVFIDNRQKGNYDVARDGWIADYNDPISYLDLFMTNSGNNDPHWSNKDYDALIAKAKATGDQTVRMQSMHDAEKILMDDMPACPIYFYTDPYLLNTNISNVVVTPLGDKIFAYAKVAAKS; encoded by the coding sequence ATGACAAAAAAGTTATTGTCTTCGGTGCTTGCCGCAGCCATGATCGCAACGGCATTCACCGGATGCGGCGGTTCCGCATCGACGTCGTCACAGGCATCGTCCGGCGCAGGTTCGGCCGCACAGTCTAACACATCCCTGAGCGTCCATGTAGGCTCGGAGCCGGATTCCATGGATCCCGCGCTGAATACCGCGGTTGACGGCGGTATTTACATTCAGCACGTTTTTGAAGGTCTGACTAAACTGGATGAAAGCGGAAAAATCGTCAACGGCCAGGCAAAGGACATCAAAGCGAGCGACGACGGTCTGACCTACACCGCCACGCTGCGAGACGACATTAAATGGTCTGACGGCAAGGCCGTCACCGCCCAGGACTTTGTTTATGCATGGCAGCGTCTGGTCGACCCCAAGACCGCTTCCGAATACAGCTATATGATGGACCCGGTTGTGAACGCCACTGATATTTACACGAGCAAGAACAAGGATGTCACCAGCCTTGGCGTCACCGCGAAAGATGACAAGACCCTCGTGATCAAGCTGAACGCTCCCTGTGCCTATTTCCTGCAGCTGCTGTCACGCCCGATGTTCTACCCGCTCCGCAAAGATGTTGTCGATGGGAACGACAAGTGGACACAGGACCCCAAAACTTATATCGGCAACGGCCCCTATAAGATGACGGCCTGGAACCACAAGGAAAGCATCATCGACCAGAAAAGCGACACTTATTACAACAAGGACGCCGTAACGGTCAATCAGATCAAATTCATGCTGATGGACGACGACTCCGCGATTCAGGCCGCTTACCAGAACGGCGAGCTGCAATTCGCCGACTCTTACCCTGTGGAAGAGCAGGATAAATGGGCCGCCACGAAAGATTATCACAGCATCGATCAGCTTGCAACCTACTATGTCGCCTTTAACTGCAAGAAAGCTCCGTTCGACAATCCGAAGGTCCGCAAAGCGCTCACACTTGTAGTCGACCGCAATTATATTATAAAAAATATTACAAAGGCCGGCCAGATCCCGGCGGACGCGTTTGTCTCTACCGGCGTCAGCGATGCCGATACAACCAAACAGTTCCGCGACGTGGGGGGCAGCTATTACTCCGTAAAGGACGACGATTACGATAAAAATGTCGCGGAAGCCAAACAGCTCCTTTCCGAAGCCGGATATCCGGACGGCAAGGGGTTCCCGACTTTCGAATATTCTTTCAACACCAACAGCGGCCATAAGGCCATCGCCGAAGCACTTCAGAATATGTGGAAAGAAGAGCTGGGCATCAACTGCACCCTCGCATCCCAGGAATTTGCAGTTTTCATCGATAACCGCCAGAAGGGCAATTACGACGTTGCCCGCGACGGATGGATTGCAGATTACAACGACCCGATTTCCTATTTGGACCTGTTTATGACAAACTCCGGCAACAATGATCCACACTGGTCCAACAAGGATTATGACGCTCTGATTGCCAAAGCGAAAGCCACCGGCGACCAGACGGTCCGCATGCAGTCGATGCACGACGCGGAAAAAATTCTGATGGACGACATGCCGGCATGCCCGATCTATTTCTACACCGATCCGTATCTGTTGAATACAAATATTTCAAACGTAGTGGTCACACCGCTCGGCGACAAAATTTTCGCATACGCGAAAGTTGCCGCGAAAAGCTGA
- a CDS encoding ABC transporter ATP-binding protein, with the protein MNQKHLLDINDLRVSFFTPAGEVKAVNGVSYTLDYGEVLGIVGESGSGKSVSAYTLTGLVDRPGKIVGGTVNFNGHQIEKLSEKEFRKIRGKEVSIIFQDPMTSLNPVFTIGNQLTEMLKLHTDKNREERKQRAIELLNLVGVNEPEKRLTQYPHEFSGGMRQRVMIAMALACEPKLLIADEPTTALDVTIQAQIMELMVELKQKINMSVMLITHDLGVVSDVCDRIAVMYAGKIVEIGTTDEIFYNPKHCYTKGLLRSIPKINESSHERLVPIEGTPVDLLNPPAGCPFAPRCESCMKICLKRMPEFTQISETHKSACWLNQKEQFEKQEGAAVNE; encoded by the coding sequence ATGAACCAGAAACATTTGCTTGACATCAACGATTTGAGAGTGTCCTTTTTTACCCCTGCCGGAGAAGTGAAGGCGGTCAACGGCGTTTCTTACACGCTGGATTACGGGGAGGTCCTCGGCATTGTCGGGGAATCCGGAAGCGGAAAAAGCGTTTCCGCCTATACCCTGACGGGACTGGTCGACCGGCCGGGCAAAATTGTCGGCGGAACCGTGAATTTCAACGGCCATCAGATCGAGAAGCTCTCCGAAAAGGAATTCCGGAAAATCCGGGGAAAAGAAGTCAGCATTATCTTTCAGGATCCCATGACTTCCCTGAATCCCGTTTTCACCATCGGGAATCAGCTGACCGAAATGCTCAAACTTCACACCGATAAAAATCGCGAAGAACGTAAGCAAAGGGCGATTGAACTGCTGAATCTGGTCGGCGTGAACGAACCCGAAAAACGTCTGACGCAGTATCCGCATGAGTTTTCCGGCGGAATGCGCCAGCGCGTCATGATTGCGATGGCCCTGGCCTGCGAACCGAAGCTGCTGATCGCCGACGAACCGACCACGGCGCTCGACGTGACCATTCAGGCCCAGATTATGGAACTGATGGTGGAATTAAAACAAAAAATCAATATGTCCGTCATGCTGATCACGCATGACCTTGGCGTCGTTTCCGATGTCTGCGACCGCATCGCGGTGATGTACGCCGGAAAGATCGTCGAAATCGGCACGACGGATGAAATTTTTTATAATCCAAAGCACTGCTACACAAAAGGGCTGCTTCGTTCCATTCCTAAAATCAACGAATCCTCCCATGAGCGCCTGGTCCCGATCGAGGGCACTCCGGTCGATCTTCTGAATCCCCCGGCAGGATGCCCGTTCGCGCCAAGGTGCGAATCCTGCATGAAAATATGCCTAAAAAGGATGCCGGAATTCACGCAGATCTCCGAAACACATAAAAGCGCCTGTTGGCTGAACCAAAAGGAACAGTTTGAAAAGCAGGAAGGAGCGGCCGTCAATGAGTGA
- a CDS encoding ABC transporter ATP-binding protein codes for MSEKLLEVQHLKQYFPVKTGMFKKGFVQAVDDVSFYINRGETFGLVGESGCGKTTTGRTILRLYEPTGGKIFYDGADVTKVDFKPYRKKMQIVFQDPYASLDSRMTVGDIVGEAIDIHGLASSKAERKDKILSLLNRVGLNSEHANRYPHEFSGGQRQRIGIARALAVNPEFIVCDEPISALDVSIQAQVINMFEDLQQELGLTYLFIAHDLAVVKHISNRIGVMYLGKLVELANSETLYARPLHPYTQSLLSAIPVPDPKASRKKKRIVLEGDVPSPLHPPTGCRFRTRCPYAVPKCAEEVPEMREYEPGHFAACHRIEEIRKVEVH; via the coding sequence ATGAGTGAAAAATTATTGGAGGTCCAGCACCTCAAACAGTATTTTCCGGTGAAAACAGGCATGTTTAAAAAAGGTTTTGTCCAGGCGGTCGACGATGTCAGCTTTTATATCAATCGCGGCGAGACCTTCGGGCTGGTGGGGGAAAGCGGATGCGGAAAAACCACGACCGGCCGTACGATTCTTAGGCTTTATGAGCCGACCGGCGGAAAGATCTTTTATGACGGCGCCGATGTGACAAAAGTCGATTTTAAACCTTACCGCAAAAAAATGCAGATTGTTTTTCAGGACCCCTACGCGTCTCTCGATTCCAGAATGACGGTGGGCGACATCGTCGGAGAGGCGATCGACATTCACGGGCTTGCCTCGTCAAAGGCGGAGCGCAAGGACAAAATTCTTTCTCTTTTAAATCGGGTTGGACTGAACAGCGAGCATGCGAACCGCTATCCGCACGAATTTTCCGGCGGGCAGCGCCAAAGGATCGGCATTGCGCGCGCGCTTGCCGTCAACCCGGAATTTATTGTCTGCGACGAACCGATTTCCGCTTTGGACGTTTCGATTCAGGCGCAGGTGATCAATATGTTTGAAGACCTTCAGCAGGAGCTGGGTCTGACTTATCTTTTCATCGCGCACGATCTTGCCGTAGTCAAACATATCAGCAACCGGATCGGCGTGATGTATCTTGGCAAACTGGTCGAGCTTGCAAACAGTGAAACGCTGTACGCAAGGCCGCTTCATCCTTATACACAGAGCCTGCTTTCCGCAATTCCGGTCCCGGACCCAAAAGCCAGCCGGAAGAAAAAAAGAATTGTTCTGGAGGGCGATGTGCCCAGTCCTCTTCATCCGCCCACAGGCTGCCGTTTTCGCACCCGGTGCCCCTATGCGGTGCCGAAATGTGCCGAAGAGGTTCCTGAGATGCGGGAATATGAACCGGGGCATTTTGCCGCTTGTCACAGAATTGAGGAAATTAGAAAAGTTGAAGTGCATTAG
- the accC gene encoding acetyl-CoA carboxylase biotin carboxylase subunit, with amino-acid sequence MFSKILIANRGEIAVRVIRACREMGISTVAVYSEADRDALHVSLADECYCIGPARAKDSYLNMSAILSAAAVSGAQAIHPGYGLLSENAEFARLCAKCGVSFIGPSPEVLSKMGDKDEAKRTMKAASVPVIPGSGLVENPDGAKLAAAEIGYPLLVKARAGGGGRGIRLIRAEKELDRALSQASEEAESAFGDGGMYLEKYMTGVKHIEMQVLCDTLGNIVCLGERDCSMQRKNQKVLEESPSPAVSSQQREELSKLCERAMRAVGYTGAGTVEFLMDRDGRFYFMEMNTRLQVEHPVTEMVTGIDLVKWQIRIASGLPLDFTSKDIPLCGHAIECRINAENPKENFRPGCGKITLLHIPGGPSVRFDTALYPDYVVTPFYDSMIGKLIVQAKTREEAVRKMQAALCELVVEGVDQNVEFLLELLQEDAFQSGRYTTSTLTERGRL; translated from the coding sequence TTGTTTTCCAAAATCCTGATTGCGAACCGCGGCGAGATCGCCGTTCGGGTAATCCGTGCCTGCCGGGAGATGGGGATCTCCACCGTTGCGGTTTATTCGGAAGCCGACCGGGATGCGCTGCACGTCAGTCTTGCGGATGAATGCTACTGCATCGGCCCGGCGCGCGCGAAAGACAGCTATCTGAACATGAGCGCCATCCTGTCCGCCGCCGCCGTAAGCGGGGCGCAGGCGATCCATCCGGGCTACGGGCTTTTGTCGGAAAACGCGGAGTTTGCGCGGCTGTGCGCAAAATGCGGCGTTTCGTTCATCGGTCCCTCTCCGGAAGTCCTTTCTAAAATGGGCGACAAGGATGAGGCAAAACGCACCATGAAAGCCGCGTCGGTTCCCGTGATCCCAGGCTCCGGGCTGGTGGAAAATCCGGACGGCGCGAAACTGGCCGCCGCTGAGATCGGATATCCCTTGCTTGTGAAGGCACGCGCCGGGGGCGGCGGGCGCGGGATCCGGCTGATCCGGGCTGAAAAGGAACTCGACCGCGCTTTGTCCCAGGCCTCTGAAGAGGCGGAAAGCGCGTTCGGGGACGGCGGGATGTATCTGGAAAAATACATGACCGGCGTCAAACATATTGAAATGCAGGTCCTGTGCGATACGCTCGGAAATATTGTCTGCCTTGGGGAACGGGACTGCTCCATGCAGAGAAAAAACCAGAAGGTACTGGAGGAAAGCCCGTCTCCGGCGGTTTCATCGCAGCAAAGGGAGGAGCTTTCCAAGCTGTGCGAACGCGCCATGCGCGCGGTCGGCTACACCGGCGCAGGAACGGTTGAATTCCTGATGGACCGGGACGGCCGCTTTTATTTTATGGAGATGAACACGCGCCTTCAGGTGGAACACCCTGTTACCGAAATGGTGACGGGAATCGATCTGGTCAAATGGCAGATCCGGATTGCCTCCGGACTCCCTCTGGATTTTACGTCCAAGGATATCCCGCTGTGCGGCCACGCGATCGAGTGCCGGATCAACGCGGAAAATCCCAAAGAGAATTTCCGCCCCGGGTGTGGAAAAATCACGCTGCTTCACATTCCGGGAGGTCCGTCTGTCCGGTTTGACACCGCTCTGTATCCGGACTATGTGGTCACGCCTTTTTATGATTCCATGATCGGCAAGCTGATTGTCCAGGCGAAGACGCGGGAAGAGGCCGTGCGCAAGATGCAGGCCGCCCTGTGCGAACTGGTGGTCGAAGGGGTGGACCAGAACGTGGAATTCCTTCTGGAGCTGTTGCAGGAGGACGCCTTTCAGTCCGGACGATACACCACATCCACTCTGACCGAACGGGGGAGACTATGA
- a CDS encoding 3-hydroxyacyl-ACP dehydratase FabZ family protein: MNRDELMKIMPHRPPMLLIDEAEKGADGKAHGVYTVRGDEWFLQGHFPGMPIVPGVIQCEMLAQTCCVLIDDSSGPVTPMFAGIDKARFRGSILPGDRIEMVCEIVRKKGPFFFAKGSGFVNGKLCVSGEFSFALVRTGGESSCFPKS; the protein is encoded by the coding sequence ATGAATCGTGATGAATTGATGAAGATAATGCCGCACAGACCGCCGATGCTCCTGATTGACGAAGCGGAAAAGGGTGCGGACGGCAAGGCGCACGGGGTCTATACGGTTCGGGGAGACGAGTGGTTCTTGCAGGGGCATTTCCCGGGAATGCCGATCGTTCCCGGCGTGATCCAGTGTGAGATGCTGGCGCAGACCTGCTGTGTTCTGATTGACGATTCGTCCGGGCCAGTGACCCCGATGTTTGCGGGAATCGACAAAGCCCGGTTCAGAGGCAGTATCCTGCCGGGGGACCGGATTGAAATGGTCTGTGAAATTGTCAGGAAAAAGGGCCCGTTCTTTTTTGCGAAAGGGTCCGGCTTCGTAAACGGAAAGCTCTGCGTCAGCGGGGAATTCTCGTTTGCCTTGGTCAGGACGGGGGGAGAGTCATCTTGTTTTCCAAAATCCTGA
- a CDS encoding ABC transporter permease: MEAFKNPFTLQLRTDDFLPADEEEKQQLVVMRESTTFWRDALSRLLHNKIAMTAFVVIVLVMVFAFVMPNFYPYTYDQQIRGSEFLHPMQYSQKEMKTIQAGGSVFPHILGTDMHGRDMVIRLMMGTRVSLLVGIIASILVLLIGTIYGAISGYFGGVVDLVMMRIVDIIYSIPDMLTIILLQVTLKEPLTKLFDTHPSLSWLQSLGVPMVSIFITFSLLYWVNMARIVRGQVMSLKGQEFVTAARALGASSKRIISKHLIPNCISVLIVTTTLEIPRAIFTEAFLSFLGLGVMSPMASLGSLASDALGGIESYTYLLVAPSVAISIIILSFNLFGDGLRDAFDPKLKENKK; this comes from the coding sequence ATGGAAGCATTCAAGAACCCGTTTACTCTTCAATTAAGAACGGACGATTTTCTGCCCGCGGACGAGGAGGAAAAGCAGCAGCTTGTCGTCATGAGGGAAAGCACCACCTTTTGGAGGGACGCTCTCAGTCGGCTTCTTCACAACAAAATAGCAATGACGGCTTTTGTCGTGATCGTCTTAGTCATGGTCTTTGCCTTTGTCATGCCTAATTTTTATCCATATACTTATGACCAGCAGATTCGCGGCAGTGAATTTCTGCACCCGATGCAGTATTCTCAGAAAGAAATGAAAACCATACAGGCCGGCGGCAGTGTCTTCCCCCACATTCTCGGCACGGACATGCACGGACGCGACATGGTGATCCGTCTGATGATGGGGACCAGGGTTTCCCTTCTGGTCGGCATCATCGCCAGCATTCTGGTCCTTTTGATCGGAACGATTTACGGCGCGATCTCCGGATATTTCGGCGGCGTGGTCGACCTCGTCATGATGAGGATCGTGGACATCATCTATTCCATCCCGGATATGCTGACGATCATTCTGCTTCAGGTCACCCTGAAGGAACCCCTGACAAAACTTTTCGACACGCATCCATCGCTGTCCTGGCTGCAAAGCCTCGGTGTCCCGATGGTCAGCATTTTTATCACATTCAGTCTGCTGTACTGGGTCAACATGGCAAGAATTGTCCGCGGACAGGTCATGTCGCTCAAAGGACAGGAATTTGTCACGGCCGCGCGCGCACTCGGCGCTTCCAGCAAACGGATTATTTCAAAGCACCTGATTCCGAACTGCATCAGCGTCCTGATCGTCACCACCACGCTGGAAATTCCGAGGGCGATTTTCACGGAAGCGTTTCTGAGCTTTCTCGGCCTTGGCGTGATGTCGCCGATGGCCAGCCTTGGTTCCCTCGCCTCCGACGCGCTGGGCGGAATCGAATCCTATACTTATCTGCTCGTCGCTCCATCCGTTGCCATCAGCATTATCATTCTCTCCTTCAATCTGTTTGGAGACGGTTTACGGGATGCGTTTGATCCAAAGCTGAAGGAGAATAAAAAATGA
- a CDS encoding ABC transporter permease encodes MGAFAIKRTGYAILTIFFISIITFTLMNLIPGGPFLSEKNIPKETLTALNAKYGLDKPLPQQYLTYMGNLLKGDLGDSLKQKGRSANDIILTAFPVSARLGGISILLALILGVIMGSVSALNRGRFTDRALMVVSTLGIAVPSFVMATFLMIIFGVKLKWLPTFGLRSFSAYILPCVTLAFYPMSYITRLMRSGMLDALDQDYIRTAKSKGVGRLVLLYKHALRNAILPVITYLGPLLAYTVTGSFVVESIFNIPGLGREFILCITARDYPLVMSTTIFLAVLIVVMNLVVDLCYKLIDPRISLQ; translated from the coding sequence TTGGGAGCATTTGCCATAAAAAGAACCGGTTATGCCATACTGACAATTTTCTTCATATCCATCATCACTTTTACGCTGATGAATCTGATTCCCGGCGGCCCGTTCTTAAGCGAAAAGAATATACCGAAAGAGACTTTAACCGCATTAAATGCGAAATACGGCCTCGACAAACCGTTGCCGCAGCAATATCTGACCTATATGGGAAATCTGCTGAAGGGCGACCTTGGGGATTCCTTGAAACAGAAAGGCCGCTCCGCCAACGACATTATTCTCACGGCATTTCCGGTGTCCGCCAGGCTTGGCGGAATCTCCATTTTGCTTGCATTGATTCTGGGAGTCATCATGGGGTCCGTTTCCGCCTTGAACCGGGGACGCTTTACAGACCGCGCCCTAATGGTTGTTTCAACCCTGGGAATCGCGGTCCCAAGCTTTGTGATGGCGACATTTTTAATGATCATATTCGGCGTGAAGCTGAAATGGCTGCCTACGTTCGGGCTGCGCTCCTTCTCCGCCTACATTCTGCCGTGCGTCACGCTGGCTTTCTACCCGATGTCCTACATCACCCGGCTGATGCGTTCCGGCATGCTCGACGCCCTTGATCAGGATTACATCCGGACAGCCAAATCCAAGGGGGTCGGAAGGCTTGTGCTGCTGTATAAGCACGCTCTGCGCAACGCCATTTTACCCGTCATTACCTACCTTGGGCCTTTGCTTGCCTACACAGTCACCGGAAGCTTCGTGGTTGAAAGCATCTTTAACATTCCGGGCCTCGGCCGTGAGTTTATCCTGTGCATCACGGCGCGCGATTATCCTTTGGTTATGAGCACAACCATATTCCTAGCCGTCCTGATTGTAGTGATGAACCTGGTTGTTGATCTCTGTTATAAACTGATCGATCCGCGGATCTCATTGCAGTAA
- a CDS encoding acetyl-CoA carboxylase carboxyltransferase subunit alpha has protein sequence MNAYEKLLAARADGRATAKDYIGRLFYNFTEMHGDRRFGDDPAVIAGIGMLGRIPVTVIGIEKGHGTKERVARNFGSAHPEGYRKALRQMRLAEKFGRPVVCFVDTSGAYCGIGAEERGQGQAIAENLTELMGLRVPVISILIGEGGSGGALALAVADEVWMLENAVYSVISPEGCASILWKDPARVRDAAEYLKITAQDLLALHVIDRIVPEGLGFSKTCAFLKIQLIRTLTHSRELGAEELLNLRYERFRKIGNFEN, from the coding sequence ATGAATGCCTATGAAAAATTGCTTGCGGCCAGAGCGGACGGCCGCGCGACCGCCAAGGATTACATTGGGAGGTTGTTTTATAATTTCACCGAGATGCATGGCGACCGGCGGTTCGGGGATGATCCCGCGGTGATCGCCGGGATCGGAATGCTCGGAAGAATTCCGGTTACGGTGATCGGCATTGAAAAAGGGCACGGCACGAAGGAAAGGGTCGCCCGGAATTTTGGCTCGGCGCATCCGGAAGGGTATCGGAAGGCTTTGCGCCAGATGCGGCTTGCGGAAAAGTTCGGACGCCCCGTCGTCTGTTTTGTGGATACCTCCGGGGCATACTGCGGGATCGGCGCGGAGGAACGAGGCCAGGGCCAGGCGATTGCGGAGAATCTGACGGAACTGATGGGCCTTAGGGTCCCCGTGATTTCCATCCTGATCGGAGAGGGAGGCAGCGGAGGTGCCCTGGCCCTGGCGGTTGCCGATGAGGTCTGGATGCTGGAAAACGCCGTGTATTCGGTGATTTCACCGGAAGGGTGCGCGAGCATTTTATGGAAGGATCCCGCACGGGTGAGGGACGCGGCGGAATATCTGAAAATAACGGCCCAGGATTTGCTGGCTCTGCATGTGATCGACCGGATCGTACCGGAGGGACTTGGTTTTTCCAAGACCTGTGCCTTTTTAAAAATACAGCTGATTCGGACTCTGACTCACAGCCGGGAACTTGGCGCGGAAGAGCTTCTGAATCTCAGATATGAAAGATTTCGAAAAATCGGAAACTTTGAAAATTAA
- the accD gene encoding acetyl-CoA carboxylase, carboxyltransferase subunit beta, with the protein MIHRGIFKRPRNGLEGEIERDRTPGPSVPENMCVTCPSCRKLLFRDALAENSYVCPRCGWHFRIVARRRIALISDEGTFCEQNADVASQNPLGFPGYDEKLEQARHPEANKDEVVCGTCRIGGFPCCVFAMEPSFMMGSMGTAVGEKITRLFEYALKRRLPVVGFTVSGGARMQEGILALMQMAKTSGAVRRHSDAGLLYIAVLTNPTTGGVTASFAMEADIILAEPGALIGFAGPRVIEQTIRQKLPQGFQRAEFLLEKGFVDQISNRKTQKRLLARLLEFHAGGANTDECL; encoded by the coding sequence ATGATTCACAGAGGAATTTTCAAGCGTCCGAGAAACGGGCTGGAGGGAGAGATCGAACGGGACAGAACCCCGGGACCGTCCGTCCCGGAAAATATGTGCGTGACCTGCCCGTCCTGCCGGAAGCTTCTGTTTCGGGACGCGCTTGCGGAGAACAGCTATGTTTGCCCGCGCTGCGGCTGGCACTTTCGGATCGTTGCGCGCCGGCGGATTGCCCTGATTTCAGACGAGGGCACATTCTGTGAGCAAAACGCTGATGTTGCCTCCCAAAATCCACTGGGCTTTCCGGGATACGACGAAAAATTGGAACAGGCGCGTCACCCGGAGGCGAACAAAGATGAGGTTGTCTGCGGCACCTGCCGGATCGGCGGATTCCCCTGCTGCGTTTTTGCGATGGAGCCTTCCTTTATGATGGGAAGCATGGGGACGGCGGTTGGTGAAAAGATCACCCGGCTGTTCGAGTATGCGCTGAAGCGCCGGCTTCCCGTCGTCGGTTTCACCGTTTCCGGAGGAGCCCGGATGCAGGAAGGGATTCTTGCTTTGATGCAGATGGCGAAGACCAGCGGGGCGGTTCGGCGGCATAGCGACGCCGGACTTCTTTATATTGCGGTTTTGACCAATCCGACAACGGGCGGCGTGACCGCCAGCTTCGCGATGGAGGCCGATATTATTCTGGCGGAACCCGGAGCACTGATCGGTTTCGCCGGGCCGCGCGTGATCGAGCAGACGATTCGGCAGAAGCTGCCGCAGGGATTCCAGCGCGCGGAGTTTCTGCTGGAAAAGGGCTTTGTCGATCAGATATCCAATCGCAAGACGCAAAAACGGCTGCTTGCCAGGCTGCTGGAATTCCACGCGGGAGGCGCGAATACGGATGAATGCCTATGA